One stretch of Lucilia cuprina isolate Lc7/37 chromosome 6, ASM2204524v1, whole genome shotgun sequence DNA includes these proteins:
- the LOC124420696 gene encoding uncharacterized protein LOC124420696 isoform X2: MFKRDCSDYKITDVSQNSSVLLNYVEVKELLLLNLTNVKKIQIVEGASELERENKQSIFRVLIQNGFPQLTSLNLYGINSLNADTFQKINLCCPQLEKLALSNCFYYNNNNGVLTDHRGISAIADMKMLKSFIVNEKHYDYELEHILYVIRQLQHVVHLILKVNTVARNLDGNSEAITLNFPDNICQIISFKLRVNFPIFSVNPNSFLFDFKNLQVLSITATNLFFCVNKDVLENLTRTCKHLKNLYLSFCNIENFFALPSLETLTLINCCPLNWMDLKSILSQQNLKSFTSLFTRFSNTFKLFHIESALEYLRIETMEYDFRDELKQLLLYNCQKMKNLSTFIWHDFTLWYADEPIAMQFPLKGTYLNLESMFIDLSVIVMDDILKMKCLKQLAFMDNEHEINLNNLLTIFKHSTLESFTLYTRNVEYKVKISTNEYIGYKINLRLIQIPLSIFNKTTNIWLSILFTNPQLQLVCYCSDFNAFNVEYLKDLIENPNFPARIKSIKICGLTIDCKDLKENPDIVLNSIKAVTEYCDFSKNTLQLKL, encoded by the exons ATGTTTAAACGTGATTGCTCCGATTATAAAATAACAGATGTTTCCCAAAATTCAAGTGTACTCTTAAATTATGTGGAAGTAAAAGAACTATTACTTCTGAATCTCACtaatgtgaaaaaaatacaaatcgtTGAGGGTGCCAGTGAATTGGAGAGGGAAAACAAACAAAGTATTTTTAGGGTTTTAATTCAAAATGGGTTTCCACAACTAACGAGTTTAAACTTGTATGGTATTAACAGTTTAAACGCAGATACATTTCAGAAAATTAACCTATGTTGCCCACAGTTGGAGAAACTAGCTCTAAGTAATTGTTTttactacaacaataacaatggtGTTTTGACTGATCATAGGGGAATTAGCGCAATTGCCGATATGAAAATGTTGAAATCATTTATTGTAAACGAAAAACACTACGACTATGAACTGGAACATATTTTGTACGTTATTAGACAGTTGCAACATGTTGTACAccttattttaaaagtaaacacCGTAGCCAGAAATTTAGATGGAAATTCTGAGGCAATAACTCTCAACTTTCCCGATAATATATGTCAAATAATCAGTTTTAAATTGCGAGTtaattttccgattttttccGTAAATCCAAACTCATTTCTTTTTGATTTCAAAAATCTGCAGGTATTATCAATAACTGCTACCAACCTTTTCTTTTGTGTAAACAAAGATGTGTTGGAAAATTTAACAAGAActtgcaaacatttaaaaaatttatatttgagttTTTGTAATATCGagaatttttttgctttaccttCTTTAGAAACACTTACACTTATAAATTGTTGTCCCCTAAATTGGATGGACCTGAAATCAATTTTAagccaacaaaatttaaaatcattcacATCACTTTTTACAAGATTTTCtaatacttttaaacttttccaTATTGAATCGGCTTTGGAATATTTGCGAATAGAAACAATGGAATATGATTTTAGGGATgaattaaaacaacttttattatACAACtgccaaaaaatgaaaaacttatccACCTTTATATGGCATGATTTTACACTTTGGTACGCTGACGAACCTATTGCCATGCAATTTCCCCTAAAAGGCACTTATCTCAATTTGGAATCAATGTTTATAGATTTAAGTGTTATTGTTATGGATGATAtactaaaaatgaaatgtcTTAAACAATTAGCCTTTATGGATAATGAgcatgaaattaatttaaacaatttattaactattttcaaacATTCTACATTGGAATCTTTTACACTTTACACACGAAATGTTGaatataaagtgaaaatttcTACGAATGAGTATATTggctataaaataaatttacgttTAATTCAAATTCCTCTcagtatatttaataaaacaacaaatatttggcTAAGCATACTATTCACGAATCCCCAACTGCAACTGGTTTGTTATTGTAGTGATTTCAATGCCTTTAAcgttgaatatttaaaagatttgatTGAAAATCCTAATTTTCCAGCAAgaattaaatctataaaaatatgtgGCTTAACGATAg attGTAAGGATTTAAAGGAGAATCCGGATATTGTATTGAATTCGATTAAGGCTGTTACTGAATATTgtgatttttctaaaaacacgTTGCAATTAAAGCTCTAA
- the LOC124420696 gene encoding uncharacterized protein LOC124420696 isoform X3, protein MDLKSILSQQNLKSFTSLFTRFSNTFKLFHIESALEYLRIETMEYDFRDELKQLLLYNCQKMKNLSTFIWHDFTLWYADEPIAMQFPLKGTYLNLESMFIDLSVIVMDDILKMKCLKQLAFMDNEHEINLNNLLTIFKHSTLESFTLYTRNVEYKVKISTNEYIGYKINLRLIQIPLSIFNKTTNIWLSILFTNPQLQLVCYCSDFNAFNVEYLKDLIENPNFPARIKSIKICGLTIDCKDLKENPDIVLNSIKAVTEYCDFSKNTLQLKL, encoded by the exons ATGGACCTGAAATCAATTTTAagccaacaaaatttaaaatcattcacATCACTTTTTACAAGATTTTCtaatacttttaaacttttccaTATTGAATCGGCTTTGGAATATTTGCGAATAGAAACAATGGAATATGATTTTAGGGATgaattaaaacaacttttattatACAACtgccaaaaaatgaaaaacttatccACCTTTATATGGCATGATTTTACACTTTGGTACGCTGACGAACCTATTGCCATGCAATTTCCCCTAAAAGGCACTTATCTCAATTTGGAATCAATGTTTATAGATTTAAGTGTTATTGTTATGGATGATAtactaaaaatgaaatgtcTTAAACAATTAGCCTTTATGGATAATGAgcatgaaattaatttaaacaatttattaactattttcaaacATTCTACATTGGAATCTTTTACACTTTACACACGAAATGTTGaatataaagtgaaaatttcTACGAATGAGTATATTggctataaaataaatttacgttTAATTCAAATTCCTCTcagtatatttaataaaacaacaaatatttggcTAAGCATACTATTCACGAATCCCCAACTGCAACTGGTTTGTTATTGTAGTGATTTCAATGCCTTTAAcgttgaatatttaaaagatttgatTGAAAATCCTAATTTTCCAGCAAgaattaaatctataaaaatatgtgGCTTAACGATAg attGTAAGGATTTAAAGGAGAATCCGGATATTGTATTGAATTCGATTAAGGCTGTTACTGAATATTgtgatttttctaaaaacacgTTGCAATTAAAGCTCTAA
- the LOC124420696 gene encoding uncharacterized protein LOC124420696 isoform X5, with amino-acid sequence MKNLSTFIWHDFTLWYADEPIAMQFPLKGTYLNLESMFIDLSVIVMDDILKMKCLKQLAFMDNEHEINLNNLLTIFKHSTLESFTLYTRNVEYKVKISTNEYIGYKINLRLIQIPLSIFNKTTNIWLSILFTNPQLQLVCYCSDFNAFNVEYLKDLIENPNFPARIKSIKICGLTIDCKDLKENPDIVLNSIKAVTEYCDFSKNTLQLKL; translated from the exons atgaaaaacttatccACCTTTATATGGCATGATTTTACACTTTGGTACGCTGACGAACCTATTGCCATGCAATTTCCCCTAAAAGGCACTTATCTCAATTTGGAATCAATGTTTATAGATTTAAGTGTTATTGTTATGGATGATAtactaaaaatgaaatgtcTTAAACAATTAGCCTTTATGGATAATGAgcatgaaattaatttaaacaatttattaactattttcaaacATTCTACATTGGAATCTTTTACACTTTACACACGAAATGTTGaatataaagtgaaaatttcTACGAATGAGTATATTggctataaaataaatttacgttTAATTCAAATTCCTCTcagtatatttaataaaacaacaaatatttggcTAAGCATACTATTCACGAATCCCCAACTGCAACTGGTTTGTTATTGTAGTGATTTCAATGCCTTTAAcgttgaatatttaaaagatttgatTGAAAATCCTAATTTTCCAGCAAgaattaaatctataaaaatatgtgGCTTAACGATAg attGTAAGGATTTAAAGGAGAATCCGGATATTGTATTGAATTCGATTAAGGCTGTTACTGAATATTgtgatttttctaaaaacacgTTGCAATTAAAGCTCTAA
- the LOC124420696 gene encoding uncharacterized protein LOC124420696 isoform X1 gives MDFSFEKALTFINIWENIFEYFNLKEQLYLTQVCWQFRHIVKHLIWKRKCKELKLFTIEDKAIALVTNEVDDVVRYNAYTDPMFKRDCSDYKITDVSQNSSVLLNYVEVKELLLLNLTNVKKIQIVEGASELERENKQSIFRVLIQNGFPQLTSLNLYGINSLNADTFQKINLCCPQLEKLALSNCFYYNNNNGVLTDHRGISAIADMKMLKSFIVNEKHYDYELEHILYVIRQLQHVVHLILKVNTVARNLDGNSEAITLNFPDNICQIISFKLRVNFPIFSVNPNSFLFDFKNLQVLSITATNLFFCVNKDVLENLTRTCKHLKNLYLSFCNIENFFALPSLETLTLINCCPLNWMDLKSILSQQNLKSFTSLFTRFSNTFKLFHIESALEYLRIETMEYDFRDELKQLLLYNCQKMKNLSTFIWHDFTLWYADEPIAMQFPLKGTYLNLESMFIDLSVIVMDDILKMKCLKQLAFMDNEHEINLNNLLTIFKHSTLESFTLYTRNVEYKVKISTNEYIGYKINLRLIQIPLSIFNKTTNIWLSILFTNPQLQLVCYCSDFNAFNVEYLKDLIENPNFPARIKSIKICGLTIDCKDLKENPDIVLNSIKAVTEYCDFSKNTLQLKL, from the exons ATGGACTTCAGTTTTGAAAAAGCgttaacttttataaatatttgggaaaatatttttgaatatttcaatCTAAAAGAGCAATTGTATTTAACACAGGTTTGTTGGCAATTTCGTCATATTGTGAAACATTTGATAtggaaaagaaaatgtaaagaattgaaattgtttacaaTAGAAGATAAAGCTATAGCCTTAGTCACCAATGAAGTAGACGATGTCGTGCGTTATAATGCCTACACAGATCCCATGTTTAAACGTGATTGCTCCGATTATAAAATAACAGATGTTTCCCAAAATTCAAGTGTACTCTTAAATTATGTGGAAGTAAAAGAACTATTACTTCTGAATCTCACtaatgtgaaaaaaatacaaatcgtTGAGGGTGCCAGTGAATTGGAGAGGGAAAACAAACAAAGTATTTTTAGGGTTTTAATTCAAAATGGGTTTCCACAACTAACGAGTTTAAACTTGTATGGTATTAACAGTTTAAACGCAGATACATTTCAGAAAATTAACCTATGTTGCCCACAGTTGGAGAAACTAGCTCTAAGTAATTGTTTttactacaacaataacaatggtGTTTTGACTGATCATAGGGGAATTAGCGCAATTGCCGATATGAAAATGTTGAAATCATTTATTGTAAACGAAAAACACTACGACTATGAACTGGAACATATTTTGTACGTTATTAGACAGTTGCAACATGTTGTACAccttattttaaaagtaaacacCGTAGCCAGAAATTTAGATGGAAATTCTGAGGCAATAACTCTCAACTTTCCCGATAATATATGTCAAATAATCAGTTTTAAATTGCGAGTtaattttccgattttttccGTAAATCCAAACTCATTTCTTTTTGATTTCAAAAATCTGCAGGTATTATCAATAACTGCTACCAACCTTTTCTTTTGTGTAAACAAAGATGTGTTGGAAAATTTAACAAGAActtgcaaacatttaaaaaatttatatttgagttTTTGTAATATCGagaatttttttgctttaccttCTTTAGAAACACTTACACTTATAAATTGTTGTCCCCTAAATTGGATGGACCTGAAATCAATTTTAagccaacaaaatttaaaatcattcacATCACTTTTTACAAGATTTTCtaatacttttaaacttttccaTATTGAATCGGCTTTGGAATATTTGCGAATAGAAACAATGGAATATGATTTTAGGGATgaattaaaacaacttttattatACAACtgccaaaaaatgaaaaacttatccACCTTTATATGGCATGATTTTACACTTTGGTACGCTGACGAACCTATTGCCATGCAATTTCCCCTAAAAGGCACTTATCTCAATTTGGAATCAATGTTTATAGATTTAAGTGTTATTGTTATGGATGATAtactaaaaatgaaatgtcTTAAACAATTAGCCTTTATGGATAATGAgcatgaaattaatttaaacaatttattaactattttcaaacATTCTACATTGGAATCTTTTACACTTTACACACGAAATGTTGaatataaagtgaaaatttcTACGAATGAGTATATTggctataaaataaatttacgttTAATTCAAATTCCTCTcagtatatttaataaaacaacaaatatttggcTAAGCATACTATTCACGAATCCCCAACTGCAACTGGTTTGTTATTGTAGTGATTTCAATGCCTTTAAcgttgaatatttaaaagatttgatTGAAAATCCTAATTTTCCAGCAAgaattaaatctataaaaatatgtgGCTTAACGATAg attGTAAGGATTTAAAGGAGAATCCGGATATTGTATTGAATTCGATTAAGGCTGTTACTGAATATTgtgatttttctaaaaacacgTTGCAATTAAAGCTCTAA
- the LOC124420696 gene encoding uncharacterized protein LOC124420696 isoform X4, with product MEYDFRDELKQLLLYNCQKMKNLSTFIWHDFTLWYADEPIAMQFPLKGTYLNLESMFIDLSVIVMDDILKMKCLKQLAFMDNEHEINLNNLLTIFKHSTLESFTLYTRNVEYKVKISTNEYIGYKINLRLIQIPLSIFNKTTNIWLSILFTNPQLQLVCYCSDFNAFNVEYLKDLIENPNFPARIKSIKICGLTIDCKDLKENPDIVLNSIKAVTEYCDFSKNTLQLKL from the exons ATGGAATATGATTTTAGGGATgaattaaaacaacttttattatACAACtgccaaaaaatgaaaaacttatccACCTTTATATGGCATGATTTTACACTTTGGTACGCTGACGAACCTATTGCCATGCAATTTCCCCTAAAAGGCACTTATCTCAATTTGGAATCAATGTTTATAGATTTAAGTGTTATTGTTATGGATGATAtactaaaaatgaaatgtcTTAAACAATTAGCCTTTATGGATAATGAgcatgaaattaatttaaacaatttattaactattttcaaacATTCTACATTGGAATCTTTTACACTTTACACACGAAATGTTGaatataaagtgaaaatttcTACGAATGAGTATATTggctataaaataaatttacgttTAATTCAAATTCCTCTcagtatatttaataaaacaacaaatatttggcTAAGCATACTATTCACGAATCCCCAACTGCAACTGGTTTGTTATTGTAGTGATTTCAATGCCTTTAAcgttgaatatttaaaagatttgatTGAAAATCCTAATTTTCCAGCAAgaattaaatctataaaaatatgtgGCTTAACGATAg attGTAAGGATTTAAAGGAGAATCCGGATATTGTATTGAATTCGATTAAGGCTGTTACTGAATATTgtgatttttctaaaaacacgTTGCAATTAAAGCTCTAA